The following is a genomic window from Triplophysa rosa linkage group LG11, Trosa_1v2, whole genome shotgun sequence.
GTcaaagcaaaatattaaaatattttatatgttgacGCAGGCCAAAAGTAAAACCGTGTGCGGATTTTCACTTTTCCTTTTGGCCTTATGTTTTTTGGATCTACGCACCAGATCAACTGTGTTCTTTAATATTGGACATTTGGCGCTGCTCCTCTTCTGTGACTCTATATGTTGACACAGATCATGAGCTGGCAGCTCAACCAAAAGGATTAAACAGACGTCATATAAAAAAGAATAGCTCTACAACACATATTCTAatagttttttgtattacaataTATCATGTCATaaatcggtaacactttacattaaggttcccttcataaagcatttataaatgtgttcatttatgATTAattagtcatttacaaatgcattataaagcagttataactgcataaataaaaagggggattctaacaaaatacctgccaaatagtgagccatttttaactcacataaatgcttaataaatgtatttattcattatttatttgactcaaaagcagattcattattatcttggtgttgtttgcaatataggctgtcagactggagatTGTaggttgttattttgtttttttctgattattgtatattttatatcttatgtcacttttcaaaccatgttTGCTTAGCTGATCCGATTCCAAATGTCTTACGGTGTcctccagaatgccttcagatcaTGATGCTTAGCCAAAGCAGTTTTTTCTTGCTTACCAAGATAAATTAATCAAACTTTTGATCACTTTTGCACTAAATGCACAAAGTTTGTTGTAAACGTGTttgtttacgatgttttattaatgattcaattacttccaatagttaatcaaaaccagaaaacattttttattgtagaaacagaatgcttgctcacaaggctacatctctgatgtgaatcatacaTTTAAAAGTATTGACAGCCCAGTGAAAGTtcactttaaagaaaagtggATGCCTGTGAAGTATTCATTCACAACTTCAAAACACCAAacttgaaaatgaaagtgttaaGAGTTATAAATTTTAGCAAACCATGAAAGTGTGCCTTAATATAGTGGATTCATGTGAACcatttatgaaatatacaataataagaaaaaccaacataacaccctacagtctccagtctgacagcctattttgcaaataaataatgaataaatacatttattaagcatttataacatgtgagttaaaaatggctcaccatttggcaggtatttctcTAGAATCCCCTTTTTTATTtacgcagttataactgctttataatgcatttgtaaatgactttttaatcattaatgaacacatttacaaatgctttataaagggcaccttaatgtaaagtgttacccataaATCTTTACAACCTTAATCTTTACAGACACAAAAGTGACCTGTCAGTTTAGTTTTGTAGTTGGTATCATTTTATtggtaataaaatatgtttattccAATGgcattcatttgaaccaatatGTTGTGTAATTTGGCATGGTAATAAaaatgtcctcataaagataaaaatgcaTCTCATTGTCAATTCCAGGGTGAAAATTTCCCCTAAATAAAGTTCACTTCTGCCACACCTCAGGAAACGTTCAGTCCCACAGGAAGTTGACGGCACTGAACAAATAAAGGTTACATTGTAATTAGATTGTTTTCACATCAGGCAGTAAGTTTCAATTTAAATACAGGATATTTATCTCTAAAAAGACCAGATGAGGATGGATTCCTTCTTTGTTGTCACTCAATAGAATTATCCAGTTTAAGTGTTTATCGTTAATCACCTTTGGTTTTCATTTAACTACACAGTATCATGTTGAAGCATGAATTGTTTCTGTGGGAGGTTGTTAATGGACACCTGCCAGGGGACTGTGGATAAACATTAGGTCAAATCCAGTACAAAGcatttaatgtaacattttaaataatgcatCTGGTCCCTttccaaataaatacaatacaaaaattaaattgtgttttatttttattaaaaaaatgaaatggtccCACAGTGCCCAAGTATTTCTGTCAtgctttaaaagaaacattaacAGATCATCCTTCAATCCATCAATGCAATATTGGCGTTTTAATAGTCTGTCATGTTTTTACAACCATGTTGGTGGTGGTGCACTATATTAGAAGACCAAAAGTAAAAGCTGATGATACACCACTTTATTCTTCCATCAGTTACTTCCACATCTGACACAAAAAACAAGGAGGGATGGTTTCATGCCTTATTTGTACTTATGTCGCAAAATTGACCCCCGTCTGTGAAATCCAGATTAAAGTAACCTgtatcaaagtttgatttcaatcattAATTTCACTTTTTGACGTGGCGTTACTCAAtcaataaagggatagttcacccaaaaatgaaaactctgaaaaaatgaagtcatcatttactcaccctcatacctgtataaattactttgttctgataaacacagagaaagcaattttcagttctgaaaCATCATTGACTAGTAGGGAAAATTAAATAGTAGTCAtaggtgctccagaactgtttttttctaaattcttcaaaatatctcattttgtataTAATGATACAAGGAAGGTCAAAGATCTGTATTAACACGGCAACAAAATAGCGACTTTTAACAATATTGTTGATATGTTCATAActtcttgaaaaaaaattattagtTCACCACAAAAAGCATTTACTCATTATCCAAATAGCTGATTCACAGGCAACATGGCACATCAGACATATATAACCAttctttaaacacacattttcccCCAAAATGCATCGATATGAAACAACATTCAGTTTGTAATGTAATCTTGTATAAAACAATTCATAcgcttaaaataaaaactttacttcCTGCCTGCTGCAATAGATTGGTTAACTTGCATCGTCCTTTTCCTAGGCAGGCGAAACAAAGAAGACCAAACGCACGGAGTAAAATGTATCCACAATGTAAACGATAAGATTAACGCAGGTCATGAACGACACAACGACCAGGTTGTCCCAACTGCAATAATGGCAGTTTGCAGGTCTTGGGTTGTCCTGGAAGCTGTAGATCGGCCATACGACCACTGCCGTCATGTACATCAAAACCGCCAGCACGTTGTACCCCGTGAGACACTTATCAAACGGAAAGGGGCATTTATTCAACAACCTACAGATGGTCAGGAGGATGATGAGGAGAGCAATGATGAAGCAGATGGAATAGACAGCCACGCACCACTGCATCCCAGGATACCTGCTGTAACGGTCCGAGTCCAGAGAGATGAAGATGATGCAGGCGACAAACGCCTCCAGAACCTTCAGCAAGCCCGGCACAGTGGACAGGAACCCGCTGATCTCCCCGGGTTTCGCTCGGGTTAGGCCCACTTCCACAGCGTACAGGATGAAGGACAGACAAGAGATCACCGTAGCCGCGATCCCACGTCCACACGTCGAGCACACGAAAAACCTGGGGTAGATGACCGAGGCCGCCAGGACCATTAGGGTGGCCAGCATCGCAAACGCTGCTGTGAAGTCCTCCCAGGAGATGGGCACCTTGGCGCTGAGGTTGGTCAACTCcaggatgatgatgaggagggTCATGAAACAGCAGAAGCACCAGGTGAACATACACCAGGCCCAGTATGAAGAAGTACTGTGGCCCTGAGATGCCGCCAGACTGAAAGTGATGCAGGTCAGCACGAATTCGAAAAGCCGGATAATTCCGACAGGTGCGGTAAGCGACTGAGTGTTCAAGGTTCCCATGGTGAATTTTGTCACTCGGGTATATCAATGCTCTGACTGGATTTTAATACGTTAAGCCTTTAAAACGATCAGTTGTTAGTTTACCTTCTCCTCTTTGATAGATCTCTCATACTTGCTTATACCCTCCCAGTGAACAATTATTTTGGTCTCTGTTTGAACTCCTGTCTGGTTTTCCAGGTTAGTGTGCACATACTGTCCCCACCCAGTAGGGAAGCAGGGAGGGGCAAGAATTTTATTACTCACCTATTACTCATTGTCTTATCAACTAGAGCTTTTGCAAATGGGTTCTGGTTTGTAATGCCCAATCAATGTGGAATTCATATGAGTAAAGAGAAGATAAGACATAGGGTGGGTCCTGTGTAAAAGCATTTAAATGCTACAGATGGATGGAGAGATTATGATTTTCATCAAAATTCTGTAATACTCATTTGTGTAATAATAAGGCTATAAAAGGACGGAGCGATAAATGATTATGATTATAAGGATAATATAGAATCAACAATTTAGCAACAAATTATCCCACACATTACCCAATATCATCTCCGTGTTCATGTGTGGGAAGTGCATTTGAATATTGCAGAAGAAAAGCAAACTAATGAGCTTCTGAATAGAGAAGCTGGTTTGTGTTACAAGGACTTTGACCTTGTGTACAGAGTGTGTCCACACCTGTTTACACAGACACGCTGCTCCGTTTCCACTCTGAGAAATGTATCTGTATCTGGTCTTATTATTTCTAACCAGTGTATTTTAATCTTTGGCATATTGACTTTTTTGACAAGTTCAGCATTCACCATCACTTGATGTTTGTACttgatcatttgcattttagacAGTATAGATGATATCTTCAGACATAAAATTTGTGTAAACCAGAGgaacagtgttgggagtaatgcgttacaaaagtaatgcattacagtaacgtattactttttgctgtaacgcagtagtgtaaggcattacaaatcaattttcagtaatattttactcggtacatgttcagtaatgcttgcgatacaacaaacttttcgcccGCGAGACATTTTgacaacaaatcaaaaatcccgcaagtaagttctatttcctgttcgtgaataaacgcgtgtggtgtcattcatctccctctggctggtggaactattttgtattgtaatgcGGCATGATTTCAGTCTCTGAGCTTGTTAACATGTGTATATAGCACTCTCATcgttattatttgtatttattgttttctttattattattctgtGGTTCAGACAATGTCATGTGATCTAATCAGTGACTGATGATGAACACGTGTATATTTTGCTTAATCAATAAAAAGCAAGCCAGTTGCAAGGACTGGTTACTAGTAAAACGTACAATGTATCTTGAGTATTATTTAAGCACTCTGCTAACAGGTATGGGCCCAGTACGCTTCTACCAGAGAATGCCCAGAACTCCCAAAGAATTACCAGTGGAATAATATAGTTTTTACGTGTCAAGATGATGGGTAAAAGTCGCAACGGATACTGCGTGTACCCGAGTTAAGACACAGGACCTACCGACAACATGAGTAGAAGGGAAAAAGAAGCGGTAACAACGAGCCGCTGGTCAAGACTCATCTTTGACGGAGATGAAAAGAACTACGAGATATGGGAGATGAAATTTTTGGGCCACCTTTGTTTGCAAGGACTAAAAGAGACTATTATACATGAGCCTTCTGATTATAAAGAAGATGATGCAACGAAAAATGCCGAAGCATATGCAGAGCTGATTCAGTTCCTGGATGACAAGAGTTTGTCGCTAGTCATGCGAGAGGCAGCGTTGCAGATTTTGCGTGGATATTATGCTGGCAAGGGGAAACCCAGAATAATTGGATCGTATACAGAGCCAACTTCACTGCAAAAGTCGCCCAGTGAAAGTGTTACGGAATACGTCATCAGAGCTGAGACAGCAATCactgctttaagaaatgcaggTGAGTGGCTGAGTGGCATCGCTTTAACAGCGATGGTTTTGAAAGGACTTGCAGAGACATTTAAACCATTTGCGATTCATGTTACTCAGAGCAATGACAAAATGACTTTTGCAGAGTTTAAAACGAGACTCCGAAGTTACGAGGACATAGAAAATATGGAAATACAAGGAAAATGTATCCAAACTAGAAATAGAGGGCCAGATACAAGAGCCAAAGCAGCTTTAGAAATGGTGCACACAGATTTGGCTGGGCCTATAGACCCAGAGTCTAGAGACGGTCATAGGTATGCACTATCTTTTACGGATGATTACTCCAGTAtggtgtttgtgtattttctgAAAAGCAAGAGTGACACAGTGACTGCCACAGAGAAATTTATAGCTGACATGGCCCCATACCCCGCTGATCATTGTGTTTACACAAAGGTTACAGAAACTGAGAAAGTTGTCATAGTCATATGGGTAGATGACTTGATTATGGCAGCCAGTGATGTGAATGCCCTTAACGATGTGAAAGGGATGCTCATGGCAAAATTCAAAATGAAGGATCTAGGAAAATTGTCACATTTTCTTAGCATTGATTTTGAGCAAGATGCCGATTGTGTTAAAATGTCACAACATAGATATGTTGAGAAAATACTTGAGAGATTTGACATGAAAAATTATAAATCCAGGGTTACGCCCTGTGAACAAAAACTGAGCTACAGGTGATGCTGAGTTAATGGGTGATGTCAGAGAATACAAAGAGGTAGTAGGTTGCTTAATGTACCTGGCAACATGTACAAGGCCGGACCTAAGTTTTGTTGTAAGTAAACTGTCACAACATTTTTCTATCCCAACTGTAGAACAATGGAAGACTGCCAAGCATGtttaaagatatttgaaaaacacCCATGACAAAGAACTGTGTTACAGAAAGGGTGTGAATGAGAACATATTACATGCATacagccagtgttgggtgtaactagttactaagtaattagttactgtaatttagttactttcccctttaaaaagtaaagtaagggattactattgttttactgtagtttaattacagttacttctgatgtaattaaactaaatactgtgtaatatattcaatagtggaaatgacatcaaaatgataagtctaactttaaaatgtatgctgtaatgtatccttcacacatttgtatactttggtcggttaataagaataatttatgttgttatttattatttatttgaatgatttaaataagccgtttcacgtctatccttgaatcaattctaatcaagcttgatataggatatagaaaataattattaataagtaattaaatactttttggagagagtaatttgtacagtaatctaattacactattaaaTGTggaattagtaactagtaattaattcctttttcagagtaacttacccaacactgcatacaGCGAAGCAAATTGGGCAGCTGATGCTTCTGATAGACGCAGTACTACAGGTTATTGCATTAGCCTAAACAAAAATGGACCACTGGTCTCATGGAAGACCAAAAAGCAACCAACTGTTGCACTGTCTACTTGTGAGGCAGAATATATGGCATTAGCCGCAACTGTACAAGAATGTTTACACTTACAGCAATTGTTGCAACACATTGATGGTATGAAGTATGACACTAAGGTCTATGAAGACAATCAGGGTGCCATAGCCTTAGGAAGAAATCCGGTGTATAGACAAAGATGTAAACATGTGGACATTAAATACCATTTTGTGATGTCAGTAATAAATGAGGGCAGGATTAGTCTGGAGTACTGTCCAACTAACAATATGGATGCAGATATACTAACGAAACCAGCAACAAAGCTTAAGTTGATGaaatttaacatgtttatgttCGGAGTATGAATTTTGTATACTTgtaatgaaatgacaaaataacaaatgtggGAGCGAGTGGGGGTGTTAACATGTGTATATAGCACTCTCatctttattatttgtatttgtgtttattgttttctttattattattctgtGGTCCAGACAATGTCATGTGATCTAATCAGTGACTGATGATGAACacgtgtatattttatttaatcaataaaaagCAAGCCAGTTGCAAGGACTGGTTACTAGTAAAAAGTACAACGTATCTTGAGTATTATTTAAGCACTCTGCTAACAGAGCTAAAGGTCCGAGGCTATTGAACCCGCCCGG
Proteins encoded in this region:
- the zgc:77748 gene encoding myeloid-associated differentiation marker homolog-like produces the protein MGTLNTQSLTAPVGIIRLFEFVLTCITFSLAASQGHSTSSYWAWCMFTWCFCCFMTLLIIILELTNLSAKVPISWEDFTAAFAMLATLMVLAASVIYPRFFVCSTCGRGIAATVISCLSFILYAVEVGLTRAKPGEISGFLSTVPGLLKVLEAFVACIIFISLDSDRYSRYPGMQWCVAVYSICFIIALLIILLTICRLLNKCPFPFDKCLTGYNVLAVLMYMTAVVVWPIYSFQDNPRPANCHYCSWDNLVVVSFMTCVNLIVYIVDTFYSVRLVFFVSPA